A segment of the Populus alba chromosome 9, ASM523922v2, whole genome shotgun sequence genome:
aaaatcctcaaagattttgaaaatcaaagtgaaaaaatgcTTGGATTTTCATTGTACATTACTATAGTGAAaagttaagattttttaatatatgttaactAGATTGATGGCCCGCATGCCATTACAAGCCAATTCTCAACTAGTATGAATCATTACGCTAACAACAATTGGCGGTTAGCTTTGTGAACATTTGAAGATAAAACATTtctaaaatcaaacaatcaatttcaatattaaaaatagacttgttattttttaaagaagcaGCTTAATTGCAATGTAGAATAACAATAGTGGCAACGGTCCGCATGCAAGATTACAGTggatctacattacaaaaacaaagctagtcctaaaaataaagtatttgccaataaactaaaataaaactttcTCCATTGAAGCTTAGAAAGCTAGtgatcctaaattttttttttgttagaatttgCAAATAATGAGCATCAGcaacataatttgcaaaaaaaatcatagatcaAGCATTTGAAAGATGATTAACAAACAATGAAACCTACACAAAAAGAGAATTTGAaggcagagaaaaaaaaaggcttgcCTTGATGGTGCTGCGTCACCGTCGAAATGCAATCTTCTCTTTGCTTTAACTGGGAAGTCTGGTGGCCATGTCGCTGGTTGTGTGGAAGCAGCTATTATGTTTGTTGATTAATGAGACACCACACTTGCAGGAGTGACAGGGCTGTGTGGAGGCGGTGGCGTCGAGTCCGGAAGAGCAGCAACCACGATAGGTGTTGCTAATGAATTTGGCTGCTGGGACAGCTTGCTAAGGGCACTTCGAGGGACATCATCAAAATATGTATACACGACCATGTCACATCGATTTCCACCAGCCATGGAAGCACCAAATCTAAGCTGAAAGATGAAGCTTTTACTAAGCTCGGCAATCATTGGAGATGTGATGACAGAAGGTTTGCTAAATTTCTTGTTGTACACATAACGATGTggagacaaaacaaaaaagttctCAGTAGCCTTCTCGACCAAAAGAAAGCTTGTTAGAGCATTTCCGGTGGATAAGCtaaatgaaaagttaaaaataaaaaactaattttttttttttgcttgttttgcgaaaaaaaagctaaataaaatattaaaatgttttttctcttccataaatgttatttttatatatctcttCAAAGAgccaaaaccaacaaagtaaagtcattaaaaaaataaactaattaaatatagccatgtaaaaaaaaaaacatcaaatttattaaaaaaataataaaacacttgtttcTTCCACTCCAATATAAATAGCTcttcaaatggttttttttattggaaatagatatgataaaaaaaattatatttatattattcaaaatattattttattaatttaacttttcaaaatagTATTTTGCAATGGAAATGTTGATAAATCTTCTTCATCATTCACAACGCATTCCAATTGAAACCTGCGTGGATTTTGGGgccaaaaaagcaaaaatcttAAAGCATTGatggcaatatttttttaagatgaagTTTGTTAATTTACAAGGCAGCACACCATGAAATCGACAACCATCGAGTAACTGGGTACACGGCAGGTAAGCCGTGCATCTAATGACCAACCCTGTTAAacttttcagttattttttataatgtttttcattttaaaaatattaaattaatatttttttttattttttaaaaattatttttgatattaacgtgttaaaataatttaaaaatattaattttaaataaaaaaataaaaaaaaatttaaaacatttttaaaaatacaaaaacaaacaattaataaatttaaaagctcACCCGACACCCATTACCAATCACAACTTAGCAAGCCAAAAGCCCACAAACAGACCATATACATGAAGCCAAGTCGCCGCTCCTCTTGGACAGAGCCACCAGCGAACCCAGCCTCGAAGGTGCACTCAAATCCACAGAAGCACCCACAACCGAGAACCAACAGATAAGAAACCCTCGTCTCGCGCTAACAAACCACCATGCAATGAGATCTCCAGCAAGCCCAAGTTCGCTCGAGAACACAGAAAAGATGCAGGTCATCACGCGATAACGACTGCTTCAGTCCATAATGTTTAAACTTAATAGCCACGGTAATATTGAgggcttttagtttttttttaacgacTGAAGTTGATTTGACTAATCGTTCCGGtgagaaaattaaattgaaaaaaattataaaatttaatttttaattaatttaatataaaaaaatatattaaaaaaatttattaaaaaaactcgaGATAACTCcataataatcaaattgaaacaaattatgaattcaTGTGTTTAATAAACTCattattaactaataaaattaaaaaacaaatctaaatttgaaattaaaactgACCAAAGTGCAGGCCGGAAGGCTGATCCACCAAAAAgatatatagaaagaaaacaatACAGACTGAATtgattgaagtttttttctGTAAGGAAACATACAGGTGATGCATTGAGAAATGCAACTTCTGGTTCTAGCTTTCCAGCTTGCATAGAATCTAGAAGTTCACTGCAAGATAAAAAAGCATTTTAGGAGCCTAAAGGCACACACAAGGTTGATATTTCTGAGAAGCAAGTAGGTCACAGCTGATTCAATAAAaatgtttcaaattaaaattaagaaatttctaTTACGAACCTGATAGGATGGCCATTTCTGTAATTTAATGCACAAACTTTATTCTTACTGTTATGCTAAGACTTGCTCAAAAGATATGTTTTTCAGCAATCCTCAATAACTTTTTCCCACAAAATGGACAGGTTAAAGAGCTGCTTAGGCAGTTCATCTCAAAGTATCACCAATGGTTGGCAAGATCCAAGAGAGGACTTCATGAAACTTCTTGCATGTTGCCCTAAAACGATTGTAACGCAAACATCTAATCACAAGAATGAAACCAAATAAAAAGGCTTATATATAAAGTCTTGTTCGTTGTCATTATAAGAGGTATTGGATGGTAATCACCAATAGGCGCTTGAAACCATAGATGTAAAACCCGGCCTGGTCAAGTGTCatgcaaaacaatttttttttattttgttttttaccgaaataacattgttttggtgttaaaaaaaacccttaatatCATAGTTTCagtgtcttttaaaaaatattcaaatcctGGGCCAATCCCTTGGGCGAAGCTGAGTCTTGTAACCACATCTAACCAAGTGATGGGCAAATTAGATTATATGCATCTGACAAGAGTGCAGTACTTATATCAATTGGTGAAAATCACTAAAGAAGAGAAATCTTGTTGAGAGAACACAAAATCGCAGACTCAGAGTTGCAGTGTTCAGTTCTCAAGAGTCAAGACCCGATAAAGGAGTAACTTCCGCATCAAGTCTCGAATAATGAATGAATTGTGATTTTACTGGTAGGCGAATTTGAAGAATCAGATTAAGTAATCTTCTAGCTATGCCCTTCCCTCATCTCCCATTATTTACAATGTTAAACTAACAGTTAATTAAGCTAAACTGAGTTCAAACTGTAATATCTGAACTCCTTTGTACATCTCCGACCAAATAAGATGTAAAGAGCACTCGATGAAAAATTTTGCTGTCTAGACGCCCTAACCAACACAATCAAAAGGGCCCACAGAAATAAGAGTTTTCATACAATcaccattttaatattttacatattCTGAAGCCTGTCTACCTGCTAATAAAACAATGTCAATATCTGGTTCTatgaaaattgaaaggcaacGAGAACCAAGAGCTAATACAACCAACGATGCCATTTTCCCTGTATTTTCTTGCTAataccaaaaacaaagaaacccaCTGACTATAAGCTCATCTTTATCTATATTATTAGGAACATCTGCCTTAATTTGCATAAAATTGAGTCTTTACTCCGTATTTCCACCAAAGATTTGACTTTATCTTCGTTAACAAACTAACAAGCACCAACCTTTAAACACCAAATCCCAATTTAAACCAAACCCAAATTCCCAACTCCATTGAAAAGGGCGAGAGAAAGGGTGTTGCTTCCATCGATGTCATTAGCCTTCATCGTTGTTTGCTAGTAAAGCCTTCATCTGGCGGCTGAATCAGAAAGAACGAAATTAATGGTCTCTGATTTTCTGAGATATAAAAGGAACTGGGCCTAGAAGGAGCCTCCGGCCCATACTCAAATTCTTGGGGCCTAAAAACGGTACGATCGCGCCAGGTAGGGGTCGAACCTACGACTTTCTGCTTAGGAAACAGACGCTCTATCCACTGAGCTACAGGCGCGTAGATGCAAGGTAAGagtcataaatattatttagaaaaacacaaaacctGGTCCGAGAGAACcgggaaataaaaaagaaacatcaaGGGTGTGAGTGACCTGGTCAAGCACGTCGATTCAATATCATTTTGCCATTTATATCTTCAAGCACAGCCTTGGACGTGTCCTATTTGGAATTGGAGCCCCAgggaaaatcaaacaaaacatgcCAATAATACCATTTTGCCATTTCTATCTTCAAGCACGGCCTTGGACGTGTCCCATTTGGAATTGGAAACATGCGACGCCCCAgggaaaactaaacaaaacttGCCATTTTTCCATTCTTTCTGGTTCCCTTTCCCAACCCCACAATGTCCCTTTCCATCTTCCTCCTATGGCTTTTATGCATCCCCCTCTCTGTCCATCCACTCCCTGCTCCTAGAGGTAACAACTAACAACATTATGTCAACCTTTTTTCTCATGTCGTTCTATTCTGTCttcagatatatattttttctttgctttctatACATGATAGAGCTGAACATTTTTTGCATGATTATTGCTTTGGTTCATGACAACCTTGTAATGCAGGTTTTCAATTAAATTGTGGTGCGTCCGAGGACATAACTCATGGCAACCTCAAGTACATTCCGGACAAAGGTTTCATATCTGTTGGAAACAAATCAGCCATCAAAACAGCAGATGTTTTGCCTGTATTGTCCACATTGCGCTTCTTTCCTGATACCTCagcaaaaaaatattgctaTGTACTTCCTGTGATCAAAGGAGGGAAATATTTAGTTAGGACTACCTATTATTATGGAGGTTATGATGGGGGGGAAGAGCCTCCAGTATTTGACCAGATTATTCAAGGGACTAAATGGAGCACTGTCAATACCACAGAAGATTATGCGAACGGGATGAGTTCGTATTATGAGATTATTGTGGCTTCATTGGCCAAGACATTGAGTGTTTGTCTTGCAAGAAATGTGCACACTACTTCTAGTCCTTTTATATCAGCTCTTGAAATTGAGTACCTTGGAAATTCGGTGTACAATTCGACAGATTTTTCGAAGTATGCGCTTGTTACTGTTGCTCGAGACAATTTTGGAGCAGATGAAGAAATAATTGGGTATGCAAATTAGCCCGccattcatttcttttcctttaatagtttatgtcttttttcagtattttttctttaaagaaaaactaGTGAAAACATACTGGAGACTTCTGATGGTGAATATGTAAAAACAATTGAACCTAGTTTTCCAGATGATCAATTCAACCGGTTGTGGCAGCCATTTATAGATCAGAACCCTGTTGTTGAATGCCAAAACAATGTTAGCTCTTCAGAGTTTTGGAACTTTCCTCCTCAGAGAGCATTCGCATCAGCAATCACAACAAGCAGAGGAAAGACAATAAAAATCCAGTGGCCACCAGTGTCGCTTCCCAGCACCAAATACTACATCGCACTCTATTTCCAGGACAACCGGACACCGAGCCCATACAGCTGGAGGGTCTTCAGTGTTTCTATTAATGGACAGAATTTTTACAAGGATCTCAATGTGACAGCAAACGGTGTGACTGTTTATGGATCAGAGTGGCCTCTTTCTGGGCAGACGGAAATCACCTTGACTCCAGGGAACAATATACCTGTTGGACCTGTGATCAATGCTGGTGAAATATATCATATTTTGCCTCTTGGTGGAAGAACTCTAACAAGAGATGGTAGCCCATTATTGCCTAGTTATGACCACCTATTTGTGGAAGGTCTTTTCTTGCCTTGTCCTGACAGTTCTCTGGTTTCCATATTTCGTAGTGATGGCAATGGAAAATTTAGCGAGAAGGTTTGTTAATCCACCGTCCGATTGGAGTGGCGACCCTTGCCTGCCTCCAGAGAATTCGTGGACAGGAGTTAAATGTTCCCAAGATAAATTGGCTCGAGTTGTTGCTTTGTAAGTTCACTTTAATTTACCACTTATTTAATGAGCTTAAATTAAACTGCTTGAACCAGGTACGTTAGCAGGTGTTATAGATCTTTGAACTTGGTTAAGGCATATCAGTTCTGCAATAAAATTACAGTTCTCCAGAACTCAATTGGAAAATCAACCAAAGCATAACTAACTCTGTTGGtctacttttttttgttttctgtatTACATGAAGGAACCTTACAAGCATGGGCATCTCTGGGTCACTACACTCAAGCTTAGCCAATCTAACTGCAGTCGCCCATATGTAAGAAACTTAGCCTTCTTAATTGTGCTAAATGACTCCAAATACTCGTTTTTGTTGTTTGATCAACAGTGATaactttgaatttgaatattCTGTTTATAGTTGGCTAGGAGGGAACAAACTCTCAGGTTCTATCCCAAACTTGAGCAAACTGAAAGAGCTACAAACTCTGTATGTTCTAGGAATGATTCCTTAATTGCTTCATTTATGATTAGCTTCTTTAGGTTCCTTGTAGTTGTTGCAGATTTGTGATATTTGTCCATCTATGATCCCATAAGGCATTTGGAAAACAATAAGCTCGAAGGGACAATTCCTCAATCTTTAGGCCAACTTGGGCAGCTTCGCGAGTTGTAAGTTCATCCTTATCGCCAAAAAAGATTCGCACATCGTATTATTAACACTATCAGCTAAACATATTCTATCTCTGGTTGACAGATTCCTCCAAAATAACAATCTTGATGGCAGGGTCCCAGATTCGCTGCGAAATAAGAAGGGCTTAAATATTCAGTATGAACTATAGACAAAGCTGCTTTCTTTTAGCGATTGCTTTAGCatgatatttatatgaaaaaggtCATATCTTGTGTCTACAACTTTCTGGATATGCCACTCAACtatgaaaatcaaagtttatagACAATATTCCATAGATTTCATAGCTGCTAATAAAGTCAAGCTGTATTTACCTCTAATGGTGATTCTGTTCTTGTTATAGGGTGTCTCCTGGGAATCATCAATCTTCCTGAGCAAGCAGAACGCAAATGGAGAACCAAGGAGAGGGGCGCAGCAAGTTTTTCCTTCACCACTTTAGGATGTGACTGGGAAGATTTTAGGGCCTAATATGATTGGAACCCATGATTCTGGAGGGACAGGAAAGAGATCAGATGTATCATAGTAACAATGTCTAAGTTGTGTGAGTGCGTTCTAACAGCGTGATTTTGCAACAGTGCATTGCAATTACAGTGAAAGATGTACACAAGACTAACATATTTTAAATGCTACATAAAACTACATGATTGCTTATGATGTCCCCTTAGGAGGACTAGGAGGTCGTTGGTGGAGGAGAAAAGCAATTTCTCTTAGAGAAAAGAACATATCCAGCTGTGTTTTGGTTATAACAGGTGGTTAATGAgtgtttcaactttcaactgCAATTTATAGCAAAAGTTGAAAACGAACCTTATTTCTAAATCCCATAATTTGTGCTCACGACTGTTTAAAATtgtggtaatattttttatttagaatatattaaaatattgtttttattttttatttttttaatattaacacatcaaaataatctaaaaatattaattttttaaaaaataatttttaaattttttctcaaaaatatttttaaaatataaaaacaaatattccaTTCGTCTCTTCTCCTAAACACGATATGAACATTTCTTTCCCAGCTACCATTACAATTTACAGATTTTTTTGACCGTCCCAGACACAAATTGCCGACTTGCTGCCTtgctttaatattggatttctCAAACtaacttccatttttttttttccttccaatcagttttatatatatatatatatatgtctccTCTTATAtttgaatccaaaataaaaaacaaatcaaaattt
Coding sequences within it:
- the LOC118059223 gene encoding probable LRR receptor-like serine/threonine-protein kinase At1g67720 is translated as MSLSIFLLWLLCIPLSVHPLPAPRGFQLNCGASEDITHGNLKYIPDKGFISVGNKSAIKTADVLPVLSTLRFFPDTSAKKYCYVLPVIKGGKYLVRTTYYYGGYDGGEEPPVFDQIIQGTKWSTVNTTEDYANGMSSYYEIIVASLAKTLSVCLARNVHTTSSPFISALEIEYLGNSVYNSTDFSKYALVTVARDNFGADEEIIGFPDDQFNRLWQPFIDQNPVVECQNNVSSSEFWNFPPQRAFASAITTSRGKTIKIQWPPVSLPSTKYYIALYFQDNRTPSPYSWRVFSVSINGQNFYKDLNVTANGVTVYGSEWPLSGQTEITLTPGNNIPVGPVINAGEIYHILPLGGRTLTRDVMAMENLARRFVNPPSDWSGDPCLPPENSWTGVKCSQDKLARVVALNLTSMGISGSLHSSLANLTAVAHIWLGGNKLSGSIPNLSKLKELQTLHLENNKLEGTIPQSLGQLGQLRELFLQNNNLDGRVPDSLRNKKGLNIQVSPGNHQSS